A genomic region of Lytechinus pictus isolate F3 Inbred chromosome 2, Lp3.0, whole genome shotgun sequence contains the following coding sequences:
- the LOC129254001 gene encoding uncharacterized protein LOC129254001 isoform X1 gives MALMRCIFVLLLMESLSFCDCSDSEPPGEGRNSSTPVSNSLDNFSEKDYSSYSWSVSYDLNEITSYICPVDSDKCVIFTYYIVECNINQVMFGPTLMCFCTASCIFFDDCCHGYPNNPKEPYAVIIERQYWGCTRFAIGLAHNTSCNYTYFVVNRCPNSGATDPQLKHRCENPRANDTVFVDSQTLFYRNRYCALCHGINPSELTPYIIFYPCQDNLPNEDTFCGQIPYKLNGVAWRKPRLCIEDSDIISRCDSKIRNQSLHSLCLSESERRVWVAKVNGINFADGNIYRNVYCAMCNGLNGEKVINITKTCDTHKTVDKLYKISYYYPELQCSNGLQLSGTECVPEVSSWPDCETSDFIFAVVSNGSSQCYKGFDGFKTMSNDRNLDKPEISNYDFVYDLHGAMSFTTFLKFPADFLPHRSKVKELVGNSFEEIHDMSCPDNTIIIRERCNIVSEQWMDNSGNLSDITDDPRLFEPVEINSTLYIVYDETTFIRPVLWENYTYFTRFSDEWNFTKQLSFSLYGHFVDIQTCASIVVGDAFITENEIDDVTVLIYQGIEFHPDKYTRYKNGSVRLCWTSSDPPEPVSMFNFSRGQYLLNVILLVVSTICLLVALITYCIFKPLRNLQGISIMNFITALFIAQVMLQYISPNMPSFPILCTIAAVVTHYSLLAAFTWTNILAWDLVRHFASSSFLPKRHKETRRLIVYHTIGWCLPFIIIVPCLIVQSQNPSLFRYGKIGSSCWIYQAMGIVLTFLVPIAISFLVNFVLFLLTTYGVHKSKCDSSMLHEGAKERRQELFQELLVHFKISCLLGFGWSFGFIASFTDSAAVWTIFILTSSLQGIFVFIFFGANQRVRDLWRNKVCGSAAQTRSSTTLTSSTNVGSKTKSNESKIKTTTSCSTTGV, from the exons ATGGCATTAATGAGATGCATTTTCGTTTTGTTGTTGATGgagtctttatcattttgtgATTGTTCTGATTCAGAGCCACCTGGTGAGGGAAGAAACTCGTCAACACCAGTTTCTAATTCCCTTGATAATTTTTCAGAGAAGGACTATTCTTCATATTCCTGGTCAGTTTCTTACG ATTTAAATGAAATCACATCCTACATCTGTCCTGTTG attCTGACAAGTGTGTTATTTTCACTTACTACATAGTagaatgtaatataaatcaagtaATGTTCGGACCCACTTTGATGTGTTTCTGTACTGCAAGCTGTATTTTCTTCGACGACTGTTGCCATGGATACCCAAACAACCCCAAAGAGCCTTACGCCGTGATTATTGAACGCCAGTATTGGGGTTGTACCCGATTTGCAATTGGTCTGGCACATAACACTTCTTGTAACTATACTTACTTTGTTGTGAATAGATGTCCAAACTCAGGTGCGACTGACCCCCAGTTGAAACATAGATGTGAGAACCCTCGAGCAAACGATACAGTCTTCGTTGATTCTCAGACTCTCTTCTATCGCAACAGGTATTGCGCTCTCTGCCATGGCATCAACCCGTCCGAACTTACCCcttatataatattttatccGTGTCAGGACAATCTACCAAATGAGGACACGTTTTGTGGACAGATCCCCTATAAGCTCAACGGAGTGGCGTGGCGGAAGCCGCGTCTGTGTATTGAGGATTCAGACATCATATCACGATGTGATTCAAAAATAAGAAACCAAAGCTTACATTCACTCTGTTTGAGCGAAAGCGAACGAAGAGTGTGGGTCGCTAAGGTCAATGGAATTAACTTTGCCGACGGTAATATTTACAGGAACGTTTACTGTGCAATGTGCAATGGGTTAAATGGGGAAAAGGTCATCAACATAACTAAAACATGCGACACGCATAAAACCGTAGATAAACTTTATAAAATTTCCTACTATTATCCGGAGCTGCAATGTTCCAATGGCCTCCAGTTATCTGGAACAGAATGCGTCCCGGAAGTAAGCTCTTGGCCAGATTGCGAGACCAGCGATTTCATCTTTGCTGTTGTCTCTAATGGGTCTTCGCAGTGCTACAAAGGCTTCGACGGCTTCAAAACTATGAGCAATGATAGGAATTTGGATAAACCCGAAATATCGAACTATGATTTCGTGTACGACCTCCACGGTGCGATGTCGTTCACCACATTCTTAAAGTTTCCAGCTGATTTCCTACCACACCGAAGCAAAGTTAAAGAATTGGTTGGAAATAGCTTTGAGGAAATACATGACATGAGTTGTCCCGATAACACAATTATCATCCGGGAAAGATGCAACATTGTCTCTGAGCAATGGATGGATAATAGTGGTAATCTGTCAGACATCACAGACGACCCGCGACTTTTTGAACCAGTGGAAATCAACAGCACACTTTACATCGTGTATGATGAGACTACTTTCATTCGACCGGTTTTGTGGGAAAATTACACTTATTTTACACGTTTCTCAGATGAGTGGAATTTCACCAAACAGCTTTCATTCTCGCTATATGGACATTTCGTTGACATACAAACGTGTGCATCTATCGTTGTTGGAGATGCTTTTATCACCGAAAATGAAATCGACGATGTTACTGTGTTG ATATACCAAGGCATCGAGTTTCATCCGGATAAGTACACCCGTTACAAAAATGGATCTGTCCGTCTCTGCTGGACCAGTTCCGATCCTCCAGAACCTGTCAGCATGTTCAATTTCTCCAGAGGACAGTATCTTCTGAACGTCATCCTCCTTGTAGTGTCCACCATCTGTCTCCTGGTGGCTTTGATCACATACTGTATCTTCAAGCCTCTTAGGAACCTTCAAGGCATATCCATTATGAACTTCATCACTGCTCTCTTTATTGCACAG GTAATGCTCCAATATATTTCTCCAAACATGCCATCATTCCCGATCCTGTGTACAATAGCTGCAGTTGTCACTCATTATTCCCTCCTTGCCGCCTTCACCTGGACAAACATCTTGGCATGGGATCTTGTTCGTCACTTTGCATCTTCGTCCTTTTTACCAAAGAGACATAAGGAGACAAGACGACTGATCGTCTACCATACCATTGGTTGGTGTCTtcctttcatcatcatcgttcCATGTCTCATCGTCCAAAGTCAGAACCCATCACTCTTTCGCTATGGCAAGATCGGATCATCTTGCTGGATCTACCAGGCGATGGGTATCGTTCTGACATTCCTGGTACCTATTGCTATCAGCTTCCTCGTCAACTTTGTTCTCTTCTTGTTGACTACCTACGGTGTTCACAAGAGCAAGTGTGATTCTAGTATGCTCCATGAAGGTGCCAAGGAACGACGACAGGAACTCTTTCAGGAACTCCTGGTTCACTTCAAG ATATCCTGTCTGCTTGGTTTTGGATGGTCCTTTGGTTTCATTGCTTCATTTACCGATTCTGCTGCTGTCTGGACCATCTTCATCCTCACCAGCTCTCTTCAAGGGATATTCGTTTTCATCTTCTTCGGCGCTAATCAACGAGTAAGGGATCTCTGGCGAAACAAGGTTTGCGGATCGGCAGCACAAACAAGATCTTCAACTACATTAACATCTTCTACAAATGTGGGATCAAAGACAAAGAGTAATGAGAGTAAAATAAAGACTACGACCTCCTGTTCGACTACGGGTGTATAA
- the LOC129254001 gene encoding uncharacterized protein LOC129254001 isoform X2: protein MFGPTLMCFCTASCIFFDDCCHGYPNNPKEPYAVIIERQYWGCTRFAIGLAHNTSCNYTYFVVNRCPNSGATDPQLKHRCENPRANDTVFVDSQTLFYRNRYCALCHGINPSELTPYIIFYPCQDNLPNEDTFCGQIPYKLNGVAWRKPRLCIEDSDIISRCDSKIRNQSLHSLCLSESERRVWVAKVNGINFADGNIYRNVYCAMCNGLNGEKVINITKTCDTHKTVDKLYKISYYYPELQCSNGLQLSGTECVPEVSSWPDCETSDFIFAVVSNGSSQCYKGFDGFKTMSNDRNLDKPEISNYDFVYDLHGAMSFTTFLKFPADFLPHRSKVKELVGNSFEEIHDMSCPDNTIIIRERCNIVSEQWMDNSGNLSDITDDPRLFEPVEINSTLYIVYDETTFIRPVLWENYTYFTRFSDEWNFTKQLSFSLYGHFVDIQTCASIVVGDAFITENEIDDVTVLIYQGIEFHPDKYTRYKNGSVRLCWTSSDPPEPVSMFNFSRGQYLLNVILLVVSTICLLVALITYCIFKPLRNLQGISIMNFITALFIAQVMLQYISPNMPSFPILCTIAAVVTHYSLLAAFTWTNILAWDLVRHFASSSFLPKRHKETRRLIVYHTIGWCLPFIIIVPCLIVQSQNPSLFRYGKIGSSCWIYQAMGIVLTFLVPIAISFLVNFVLFLLTTYGVHKSKCDSSMLHEGAKERRQELFQELLVHFKISCLLGFGWSFGFIASFTDSAAVWTIFILTSSLQGIFVFIFFGANQRVRDLWRNKVCGSAAQTRSSTTLTSSTNVGSKTKSNESKIKTTTSCSTTGV from the exons ATGTTCGGACCCACTTTGATGTGTTTCTGTACTGCAAGCTGTATTTTCTTCGACGACTGTTGCCATGGATACCCAAACAACCCCAAAGAGCCTTACGCCGTGATTATTGAACGCCAGTATTGGGGTTGTACCCGATTTGCAATTGGTCTGGCACATAACACTTCTTGTAACTATACTTACTTTGTTGTGAATAGATGTCCAAACTCAGGTGCGACTGACCCCCAGTTGAAACATAGATGTGAGAACCCTCGAGCAAACGATACAGTCTTCGTTGATTCTCAGACTCTCTTCTATCGCAACAGGTATTGCGCTCTCTGCCATGGCATCAACCCGTCCGAACTTACCCcttatataatattttatccGTGTCAGGACAATCTACCAAATGAGGACACGTTTTGTGGACAGATCCCCTATAAGCTCAACGGAGTGGCGTGGCGGAAGCCGCGTCTGTGTATTGAGGATTCAGACATCATATCACGATGTGATTCAAAAATAAGAAACCAAAGCTTACATTCACTCTGTTTGAGCGAAAGCGAACGAAGAGTGTGGGTCGCTAAGGTCAATGGAATTAACTTTGCCGACGGTAATATTTACAGGAACGTTTACTGTGCAATGTGCAATGGGTTAAATGGGGAAAAGGTCATCAACATAACTAAAACATGCGACACGCATAAAACCGTAGATAAACTTTATAAAATTTCCTACTATTATCCGGAGCTGCAATGTTCCAATGGCCTCCAGTTATCTGGAACAGAATGCGTCCCGGAAGTAAGCTCTTGGCCAGATTGCGAGACCAGCGATTTCATCTTTGCTGTTGTCTCTAATGGGTCTTCGCAGTGCTACAAAGGCTTCGACGGCTTCAAAACTATGAGCAATGATAGGAATTTGGATAAACCCGAAATATCGAACTATGATTTCGTGTACGACCTCCACGGTGCGATGTCGTTCACCACATTCTTAAAGTTTCCAGCTGATTTCCTACCACACCGAAGCAAAGTTAAAGAATTGGTTGGAAATAGCTTTGAGGAAATACATGACATGAGTTGTCCCGATAACACAATTATCATCCGGGAAAGATGCAACATTGTCTCTGAGCAATGGATGGATAATAGTGGTAATCTGTCAGACATCACAGACGACCCGCGACTTTTTGAACCAGTGGAAATCAACAGCACACTTTACATCGTGTATGATGAGACTACTTTCATTCGACCGGTTTTGTGGGAAAATTACACTTATTTTACACGTTTCTCAGATGAGTGGAATTTCACCAAACAGCTTTCATTCTCGCTATATGGACATTTCGTTGACATACAAACGTGTGCATCTATCGTTGTTGGAGATGCTTTTATCACCGAAAATGAAATCGACGATGTTACTGTGTTG ATATACCAAGGCATCGAGTTTCATCCGGATAAGTACACCCGTTACAAAAATGGATCTGTCCGTCTCTGCTGGACCAGTTCCGATCCTCCAGAACCTGTCAGCATGTTCAATTTCTCCAGAGGACAGTATCTTCTGAACGTCATCCTCCTTGTAGTGTCCACCATCTGTCTCCTGGTGGCTTTGATCACATACTGTATCTTCAAGCCTCTTAGGAACCTTCAAGGCATATCCATTATGAACTTCATCACTGCTCTCTTTATTGCACAG GTAATGCTCCAATATATTTCTCCAAACATGCCATCATTCCCGATCCTGTGTACAATAGCTGCAGTTGTCACTCATTATTCCCTCCTTGCCGCCTTCACCTGGACAAACATCTTGGCATGGGATCTTGTTCGTCACTTTGCATCTTCGTCCTTTTTACCAAAGAGACATAAGGAGACAAGACGACTGATCGTCTACCATACCATTGGTTGGTGTCTtcctttcatcatcatcgttcCATGTCTCATCGTCCAAAGTCAGAACCCATCACTCTTTCGCTATGGCAAGATCGGATCATCTTGCTGGATCTACCAGGCGATGGGTATCGTTCTGACATTCCTGGTACCTATTGCTATCAGCTTCCTCGTCAACTTTGTTCTCTTCTTGTTGACTACCTACGGTGTTCACAAGAGCAAGTGTGATTCTAGTATGCTCCATGAAGGTGCCAAGGAACGACGACAGGAACTCTTTCAGGAACTCCTGGTTCACTTCAAG ATATCCTGTCTGCTTGGTTTTGGATGGTCCTTTGGTTTCATTGCTTCATTTACCGATTCTGCTGCTGTCTGGACCATCTTCATCCTCACCAGCTCTCTTCAAGGGATATTCGTTTTCATCTTCTTCGGCGCTAATCAACGAGTAAGGGATCTCTGGCGAAACAAGGTTTGCGGATCGGCAGCACAAACAAGATCTTCAACTACATTAACATCTTCTACAAATGTGGGATCAAAGACAAAGAGTAATGAGAGTAAAATAAAGACTACGACCTCCTGTTCGACTACGGGTGTATAA
- the LOC129254000 gene encoding uncharacterized protein LOC129254000 isoform X1, with translation MALKGGLVLLFLLTFSSFLDCSNAEQDSRPDGGYQSTPGLTGARSGNVTTDITSERNERDTQSSSDADSQLSIPGSLDIDWSDYSSSYSPSEVPNADTTWLCPTDSDKCVNSSAYIDECEMNSMKIESMYCTCDYDCEFFDDCCYGYNVTNSTAREPETMDLEKQYWSCTAFSIGVAHNSSCIYNHFVVSRCPPVSEADNELVQRCENPIANDTVFFDPRKVFYRNRYCALCHGVNSSELTPYFIFVPCLDNLPTEDTFCGQKPYEIDGIVAPLPRSCFDDSTVISHCDSQINNQSSQSLCSNEKERRVFINGSIYRNDDCAKCNGVQLPNDTLKCNDNVPIILPVNAFNVGYYYPVLTCLEGMIPSGTECVPEGMLWPECDNRTIIFAVVAKGSWQCYDGFYGLEVIKSLLTLETPVVSEYDFNFDIDDLNFTTFLEIPVDLFPTSLRQFKSDVEASLEELQEKSCPDKKVIIRERCNVDFGLSRSTSLFHVQDKPQLFEPIEYNGTVYIAYDNTTFITPVLWENDTYLTRFSDEWNFTKEISFSLYGHVVDLQTCASIIVGASLITENTRGNVTILIYQSISFPPDKYTRYKNGSVRLCWTLSDPPEPVSLFSYSRGQYLLNIILFTLSMTCLLATLITYCIFKPLRNLQGISTMNFVFALFVAQVMLQFVSSSVSSIPTACTIAAAITHYFLLAVFTWTNVLAWDLVRHFASSSFLPKRHIETRRMTVYHTIGWCLPLTIIVPCLIVQSQNPSLFRYGKIGSGCWIYQAKCIVLAFLVPVAVSFLINLVFFVLTACGVHKSKRDSRVLHEGTGKRHKEMFTELAVHFKISCLLGFGWTFGFIASFANSATVWTIFILTSSLQGIFVFIFFGANQRVRDLWRKKVCGSAAQTRTSTMALTSSTRVGSKTNNNIKTTSSGSTTRV, from the exons ATGGCACTGAAAGGCGGACTTGTCCTATTGTTTCTCCTGACATTTTCCTCATTCCTTGACTGTTCCAATGCGGAGCAAGATTCTCGTCCTGATGGCGGATACCAATCTACACCGGGTTTGACTGGAGCCCGGAGTGGTAATGTTACAACGGACATAACTTCTGAAAGAAATGAACGAGATACTCAGTCCAGTTCTGATGCGGATTCTCAGCTTTCTATTCCCGGGTCTCTTGATATCGATTGGAGTGACTATTCTTCATCCTACTCACCAAGCGAAG TTCCGAACGCCGATACAACTTGGCTGTGTCCTACTG ATTCAGACAAGTGTGTGAACTCCTCTGCATACATAGATGAATGTGAAATGAattcaatgaaaattgaatCTATGTACTGCACCTGTGATTACGACTGCGAATTTTTCGACGACTGTTGCTATGGGTACAATGTGACAAATAGTACAGCGCGGGAGCCTGAAACGATGGATCTTGAGAAGCAATATTGGAGTTGCACCGCATTTTCCATTGGCGTCGCACACAATTCATCTTGCATTTACAACCACTTTGTAGTTAGTAGATGTCCGCCAGTATCTGAAGCTGACAATGAGTTGGTACAGAGATGTGAAAACCCCATCGCCAATGATACTGTCTTCTTTGACCCAAGGAAAGTCTTCTACCGTAACAGGTACTGCGCTCTTTGTCATGGCGTCAACTCCTCCGAACTCACCCCTTACTTCATATTCGTACCATGCCTTGACAACCTTCCAACTGAGGATACATTTTGTGGACAGAAACCGTATGAAATCGACGGGATTGTCGCTCCTCTTCCTCGGTCGTGTTTCGATGATTCTACCGTCATTTCACATTGTGACTCGCAAATAAACAACCAAAGCTCACAATCACTTTGTTCAAACGAAAAGGAGCGGAGGGTCTTTATTAATGGAAGTATTTACCGAAACGATGATTGCGCAAAGTGCAATGGGGTGCAACTACCTAACGATACACTTAAATGTAATGATAATGTCCCTATAATACTACCTGTTAACGCTTTTAACGTGGGTTATTATTATCCTGTACTCACATGTCTTGAAGGCATGATACCATCTGGAACAGAATGTGTTCCAGAAGGGATGTTATGGCCAGAATGCGATAACAGAACCATCATTTTTGCTGTTGTAGCCAAAGGTTCTTGGCAGTGTTACGATGGTTTTTATGGTTTAGAAGTTATAAAGTCTTTACTAACACTAGAAACTCCTGTTGTCTCCGAATatgatttcaattttgacaTCGATGACTTAAATTTCACCACCTTCTTAGAAATCCCTGTAGACCTCTTCCCCACATCCTTAAGACAATTTAAAAGCGATGTTGAGGCAAGCCTAGAGGAATTACAGGAAAAGAGCTGCCctgataagaaagttatcatCCGTGAAAGATGCAACGTTGACTTTGGTCTTAGTAGGTCTACTTCTTTATTTCATGTTCAGGATAAACCCCAGTTATTTGAACCTATAGAATACAATGGGACTGTCTATATCGCGTATGATAACACTACTTTCATAACACCAGTTTTGTGGGAAAATGACACCTACCTCACACGTTTCTCAGATGAATGGAATTTTACCAAAGAAATATCCTTTTCCCTTTATGGACATGTCGTAGACTTACAAACGTGCGCGTCAATCATTGTTGGAGCTTCTCTCATTACCGAAAACACAAGGGGAAACGTGACCATTTTA ATATACCAAAGCATTTCATTCCCTCCGGATAAGTACACCCGTTACAAGAATGGATCTGTCCGTCTCTGCTGGACTTTGTCCGATCCTCCAGAACCTGTCAGCTTGTTCAGTTATTCCAGAGGACAGTATCTCCTGAACATCATCCTTTTTACTCTTTCCATGACGTGTCTCTTGGCTACGTTGATCACATACTGCATCTTCAAGCCTCTGAGGAACCTTCAAGGCATATCTACAATGAACTTTGTTTTTGCTCTTTTCGTAGCGCAG GTGATGCTCCAATTTGTGTCTTCTTCCGTGAGCTCAATTCCAACCGCTTGTACGATAGCAGCTGCTATAACACATTATTTTCTGCTCGCTGTCTTCACCTGGACAAATGTCTTGGCATGGGATCTTGTTCGTCACTTTGCATCTTCATCCTTTTTACCAAAGAGACACATAGAGACAAGACGGATGACTGTCTACCATACCATTGGTTGGTGTCTTCCTCTCACCATCATCGTTCCATGTCTCATCGTCCAAAGCCAGAACCCATCACTCTTTCGCTATGGCAAGATCGGATCAGGTTGCTGGATCTACCAAGCGAAATGCATTGTCTTGGCCTTCTTGGTGCCTGTTGCTGTCAGTTTTCTTATCAATCTTGTTTTCTTCGTGTTAACCGCATGCGGTGTTCACAAGAGCAAACGTGATTCTAGAGTCCTTCATGAAGGCACGGGAAAGCGACATAAGGAAATGTTCACCGAATTGGCGGTCCACTTTAAG ATATCCTGTCTGCTTGGTTTTGGATGGACCTTTGGTTTCATCGCTTCATTTGCCAATTCTGCTACTGTTTGGACCATCTTCATCCTCACCAGCTCTCTTCAAGGGATATTCGTTTTCATCTTCTTCGGCGCTAATCAACGAGTAAGGGATCTCTGGCGAAAAAAGGTTTGCGGATCGGCAGCACAAACCAGAACCTCAACTATGGCATTAACATCTTCTACAAGAGTAGGATCAAagacaaataataatataaaaactaCTTCTTCGGGTTCGACTACCCGTGTATAG
- the LOC129254000 gene encoding uncharacterized protein LOC129254000 isoform X2, with amino-acid sequence MNSMKIESMYCTCDYDCEFFDDCCYGYNVTNSTAREPETMDLEKQYWSCTAFSIGVAHNSSCIYNHFVVSRCPPVSEADNELVQRCENPIANDTVFFDPRKVFYRNRYCALCHGVNSSELTPYFIFVPCLDNLPTEDTFCGQKPYEIDGIVAPLPRSCFDDSTVISHCDSQINNQSSQSLCSNEKERRVFINGSIYRNDDCAKCNGVQLPNDTLKCNDNVPIILPVNAFNVGYYYPVLTCLEGMIPSGTECVPEGMLWPECDNRTIIFAVVAKGSWQCYDGFYGLEVIKSLLTLETPVVSEYDFNFDIDDLNFTTFLEIPVDLFPTSLRQFKSDVEASLEELQEKSCPDKKVIIRERCNVDFGLSRSTSLFHVQDKPQLFEPIEYNGTVYIAYDNTTFITPVLWENDTYLTRFSDEWNFTKEISFSLYGHVVDLQTCASIIVGASLITENTRGNVTILIYQSISFPPDKYTRYKNGSVRLCWTLSDPPEPVSLFSYSRGQYLLNIILFTLSMTCLLATLITYCIFKPLRNLQGISTMNFVFALFVAQVMLQFVSSSVSSIPTACTIAAAITHYFLLAVFTWTNVLAWDLVRHFASSSFLPKRHIETRRMTVYHTIGWCLPLTIIVPCLIVQSQNPSLFRYGKIGSGCWIYQAKCIVLAFLVPVAVSFLINLVFFVLTACGVHKSKRDSRVLHEGTGKRHKEMFTELAVHFKISCLLGFGWTFGFIASFANSATVWTIFILTSSLQGIFVFIFFGANQRVRDLWRKKVCGSAAQTRTSTMALTSSTRVGSKTNNNIKTTSSGSTTRV; translated from the exons ATGAattcaatgaaaattgaatCTATGTACTGCACCTGTGATTACGACTGCGAATTTTTCGACGACTGTTGCTATGGGTACAATGTGACAAATAGTACAGCGCGGGAGCCTGAAACGATGGATCTTGAGAAGCAATATTGGAGTTGCACCGCATTTTCCATTGGCGTCGCACACAATTCATCTTGCATTTACAACCACTTTGTAGTTAGTAGATGTCCGCCAGTATCTGAAGCTGACAATGAGTTGGTACAGAGATGTGAAAACCCCATCGCCAATGATACTGTCTTCTTTGACCCAAGGAAAGTCTTCTACCGTAACAGGTACTGCGCTCTTTGTCATGGCGTCAACTCCTCCGAACTCACCCCTTACTTCATATTCGTACCATGCCTTGACAACCTTCCAACTGAGGATACATTTTGTGGACAGAAACCGTATGAAATCGACGGGATTGTCGCTCCTCTTCCTCGGTCGTGTTTCGATGATTCTACCGTCATTTCACATTGTGACTCGCAAATAAACAACCAAAGCTCACAATCACTTTGTTCAAACGAAAAGGAGCGGAGGGTCTTTATTAATGGAAGTATTTACCGAAACGATGATTGCGCAAAGTGCAATGGGGTGCAACTACCTAACGATACACTTAAATGTAATGATAATGTCCCTATAATACTACCTGTTAACGCTTTTAACGTGGGTTATTATTATCCTGTACTCACATGTCTTGAAGGCATGATACCATCTGGAACAGAATGTGTTCCAGAAGGGATGTTATGGCCAGAATGCGATAACAGAACCATCATTTTTGCTGTTGTAGCCAAAGGTTCTTGGCAGTGTTACGATGGTTTTTATGGTTTAGAAGTTATAAAGTCTTTACTAACACTAGAAACTCCTGTTGTCTCCGAATatgatttcaattttgacaTCGATGACTTAAATTTCACCACCTTCTTAGAAATCCCTGTAGACCTCTTCCCCACATCCTTAAGACAATTTAAAAGCGATGTTGAGGCAAGCCTAGAGGAATTACAGGAAAAGAGCTGCCctgataagaaagttatcatCCGTGAAAGATGCAACGTTGACTTTGGTCTTAGTAGGTCTACTTCTTTATTTCATGTTCAGGATAAACCCCAGTTATTTGAACCTATAGAATACAATGGGACTGTCTATATCGCGTATGATAACACTACTTTCATAACACCAGTTTTGTGGGAAAATGACACCTACCTCACACGTTTCTCAGATGAATGGAATTTTACCAAAGAAATATCCTTTTCCCTTTATGGACATGTCGTAGACTTACAAACGTGCGCGTCAATCATTGTTGGAGCTTCTCTCATTACCGAAAACACAAGGGGAAACGTGACCATTTTA ATATACCAAAGCATTTCATTCCCTCCGGATAAGTACACCCGTTACAAGAATGGATCTGTCCGTCTCTGCTGGACTTTGTCCGATCCTCCAGAACCTGTCAGCTTGTTCAGTTATTCCAGAGGACAGTATCTCCTGAACATCATCCTTTTTACTCTTTCCATGACGTGTCTCTTGGCTACGTTGATCACATACTGCATCTTCAAGCCTCTGAGGAACCTTCAAGGCATATCTACAATGAACTTTGTTTTTGCTCTTTTCGTAGCGCAG GTGATGCTCCAATTTGTGTCTTCTTCCGTGAGCTCAATTCCAACCGCTTGTACGATAGCAGCTGCTATAACACATTATTTTCTGCTCGCTGTCTTCACCTGGACAAATGTCTTGGCATGGGATCTTGTTCGTCACTTTGCATCTTCATCCTTTTTACCAAAGAGACACATAGAGACAAGACGGATGACTGTCTACCATACCATTGGTTGGTGTCTTCCTCTCACCATCATCGTTCCATGTCTCATCGTCCAAAGCCAGAACCCATCACTCTTTCGCTATGGCAAGATCGGATCAGGTTGCTGGATCTACCAAGCGAAATGCATTGTCTTGGCCTTCTTGGTGCCTGTTGCTGTCAGTTTTCTTATCAATCTTGTTTTCTTCGTGTTAACCGCATGCGGTGTTCACAAGAGCAAACGTGATTCTAGAGTCCTTCATGAAGGCACGGGAAAGCGACATAAGGAAATGTTCACCGAATTGGCGGTCCACTTTAAG ATATCCTGTCTGCTTGGTTTTGGATGGACCTTTGGTTTCATCGCTTCATTTGCCAATTCTGCTACTGTTTGGACCATCTTCATCCTCACCAGCTCTCTTCAAGGGATATTCGTTTTCATCTTCTTCGGCGCTAATCAACGAGTAAGGGATCTCTGGCGAAAAAAGGTTTGCGGATCGGCAGCACAAACCAGAACCTCAACTATGGCATTAACATCTTCTACAAGAGTAGGATCAAagacaaataataatataaaaactaCTTCTTCGGGTTCGACTACCCGTGTATAG